The DNA sequence ACTGAGACAGCCGGCGCCGGCCGACGCCGGAACCACCGGAGACACCGCATGAACGAGAGAGAGGCGAACTCGACGATGTTCCTCTTCCGCAGAAACACCCCGCGTCTGTCCGTGGACGAGGCGCGCGTCCGCACCGGCGGTGAGGGGCCCGAAGCCGTCCTGCTGGATGTGCGGGAGGGGCCGGAGTGGAGGGCCGGGCACGCTCCCGGTGCCGTGCACGCCCCGCTCACCGGCCTGGCGGCGGGGTCCGCACTGCCGGCTTCCGCGCGGGGTCGCCCGCTGGTGGTGATCTGTCGCAGCGGTCACCGCTCGCGGCAGGCCGCGAAGCTGCTCGTCGAGCGGGGTGCAGAGGCGGTGGACGTGCAGGGCGGCATGAACGCGTGGGCCGCCGCCGGATTTCCGGTCGTCGACGAGCGCGGGAACAGCGGCTCGATAACGTGAGCACCCTGATTCTCGCCCTGGCCGCAGGGGCCGTCATCGGTCTGGCCCTGGGCGCCCTCGGCGGCGGTGGCAGCGTCCTCGCGGTCCCCGCCCTGATCTACCTGCTCGGTTTCTCCCCGGCGTCGGCGACCACCGCCAGCCTGATCATC is a window from the Streptomyces zhihengii genome containing:
- a CDS encoding rhodanese-like domain-containing protein translates to MFLFRRNTPRLSVDEARVRTGGEGPEAVLLDVREGPEWRAGHAPGAVHAPLTGLAAGSALPASARGRPLVVICRSGHRSRQAAKLLVERGAEAVDVQGGMNAWAAAGFPVVDERGNSGSIT